A genomic stretch from Aerococcaceae bacterium zg-1292 includes:
- the rpsJ gene encoding 30S ribosomal protein S10, which produces MAKQKIRIRLKAYEHRALDVSANKIVESAQRTGAKTAGPIPLPTERSLYTVIRATHKYKDSREQFEMRTHKRLIDIIEPTAKTVDALMKLDLPSGVDVEIKL; this is translated from the coding sequence ATGGCAAAACAAAAAATCCGTATTCGTTTGAAAGCATATGAGCATAGAGCTTTAGATGTTTCTGCGAACAAGATTGTAGAATCAGCACAGAGAACAGGAGCGAAGACAGCTGGACCAATTCCGTTACCAACAGAACGTTCATTATATACTGTCATTCGTGCGACACATAAATACAAAGATTCTCGTGAGCAATTCGAAATGCGTACACACAAACGTTTAATCGACATCATTGAGCCAACTGCTAAAACAGTAGATGCGTTAATGAAATTAGATTTACCAAGTGGTGTAGACGTAGAAATTAAATTATAA
- a CDS encoding mechanosensitive ion channel — translation MNLENFFDKVMSALPGLLGAVLLLVIALFIAFILKKLSSKGLERIDFDGKLQRWGMSKNIEESNTFIETIGSIIYFATILLFTPFILKGMNMSGVVDPILVMMTRFFNFIPNLLASGLILFTGSYLCKFIKSLMQNLFEGINVDRWYRKLIGRVQEDGEVLETRLAEVLSSIIYVLIFIPILTAALKLLGIRSISDPIVLVLNNIVNAIPNILAAVALVVIGNFIAQLVGDLVESMLRTSGIDKYSQYLNFKGETTILISNVSAQILKAVLFMFFLIEGLSVLELDVINSIGNSIIDYLPSIISSLIILATGIIGGNILATFLAKVSGSKLFGEMIRYGIIIFAVFMTLEQLQFAKSIVNNSFTIILGAFAFAFALAFGLGGKEFAAKQLERADQAFKQESEEQQLLIAKKDMIDKQNID, via the coding sequence ATGAATTTAGAAAACTTTTTTGATAAAGTAATGTCTGCATTGCCTGGATTACTGGGTGCGGTGCTATTATTAGTTATTGCACTATTTATCGCATTTATCTTAAAAAAATTATCGAGTAAAGGATTAGAACGTATTGATTTTGATGGCAAACTACAGCGTTGGGGGATGTCAAAAAATATTGAAGAATCCAACACCTTTATCGAAACGATAGGTTCTATTATCTATTTTGCAACTATCTTGCTATTCACGCCATTTATTTTAAAAGGAATGAATATGTCCGGTGTAGTTGACCCAATTTTAGTAATGATGACGCGCTTCTTTAATTTCATTCCAAATTTATTAGCCTCGGGATTGATTTTGTTTACGGGTTCATATTTATGTAAGTTTATAAAATCATTGATGCAAAACTTATTTGAAGGAATTAATGTCGACCGTTGGTATCGTAAGCTGATTGGACGCGTGCAAGAAGACGGTGAAGTGTTAGAGACACGCTTAGCGGAAGTATTATCTTCTATTATATATGTACTGATATTTATTCCGATTTTAACAGCTGCCTTAAAATTATTGGGGATTCGTAGTATTTCAGACCCAATTGTGTTAGTGCTAAATAATATCGTTAATGCCATTCCAAATATTTTGGCGGCGGTTGCTCTTGTGGTGATTGGGAACTTTATCGCGCAGTTAGTTGGTGACTTAGTAGAAAGTATGTTGCGTACATCTGGTATTGATAAATATTCTCAATACTTGAACTTTAAAGGGGAGACAACTATCTTAATCTCCAATGTCTCCGCGCAAATTTTAAAAGCAGTCTTGTTTATGTTCTTCTTAATTGAAGGGTTATCCGTATTAGAACTAGATGTCATCAATTCAATTGGTAATTCAATTATTGATTATTTGCCATCTATTATTAGTTCGCTAATCATTCTTGCGACAGGTATTATTGGGGGCAATATTTTAGCAACATTTTTAGCTAAAGTATCCGGTAGTAAATTGTTTGGCGAGATGATTCGTTATGGTATTATCATTTTTGCGGTATTTATGACACTTGAACAGCTACAATTTGCTAAATCAATTGTCAATAACAGTTTTACGATTATCTTAGGTGCGTTTGCGTTTGCGTTTGCCTTAGCCTTTGGACTAGGCGGCAAAGAATTTGCGGCTAAGCAATTAGAAAGAGCCGACCAAGCGTTTAAACAAGAGTCCGAAGAACAACAACTACTTATCGCCAAAAAAGATATGATTGATAAACAGAATATTGATTAA
- the rplF gene encoding 50S ribosomal protein L6: MSRIGKKPVVIPEGVTVELNGHTVTVKGPKGELTRELAPSINVEIEGNVVTFTRPDDSKVNRSLHGTTRSVFNNMVEGVSTGFKKELNLVGVGYRAQKAGNKLTLSVGLSHPVEFEEVEGVGFEVPNNTTIIVEGFNKEKVGELAANIRAVRPPEPYKGKGIRYSTEVVRRKEGKTGK, encoded by the coding sequence GTGAGTCGTATCGGTAAAAAACCAGTCGTAATCCCAGAAGGCGTAACCGTTGAATTAAATGGTCATACAGTGACCGTTAAAGGACCTAAAGGCGAATTAACTCGTGAATTAGCTCCAAGTATTAATGTTGAAATCGAAGGAAATGTTGTAACATTCACTCGTCCAGATGATTCTAAAGTAAACCGTTCATTACACGGAACAACCCGTTCAGTGTTCAATAACATGGTTGAAGGTGTATCAACTGGTTTCAAAAAAGAATTAAACTTAGTCGGTGTTGGTTACCGTGCTCAAAAAGCTGGTAATAAATTAACATTAAGTGTTGGTTTATCTCACCCGGTTGAATTTGAAGAAGTTGAAGGCGTTGGCTTTGAAGTTCCAAACAATACAACAATTATTGTTGAAGGATTTAATAAAGAAAAAGTTGGCGAATTAGCAGCGAATATTCGTGCCGTTCGTCCACCTGAACCATATAAAGGTAAAGGTATTCGTTATTCTACTGAAGTTGTACGTCGTAAAGAAGGTAAAACTGGTAAATAA
- the rplC gene encoding 50S ribosomal protein L3 produces MTKGILGTKVGMTQFFTENGELIPVTVIEAAPNVVLQVKTVETDGYEAVQLGFQDMREVLSNKPAKGHVAKANATPKRFIREFRDVELGEYQVGQEITVETFAVGDIVDVTGTSKGKGFQGAIKRHGQSRGPMAHGSRYHRRPGSMGMASDASKVFKGKNLPGQTGGDRVTIQNLEIVAVDVENNVILIKGNVPGAKKSLVEVKQAVKTVK; encoded by the coding sequence ATGACCAAAGGAATCTTAGGAACAAAAGTAGGGATGACACAATTTTTCACTGAAAATGGCGAGTTAATTCCAGTTACTGTAATCGAAGCTGCTCCAAACGTTGTTTTACAAGTTAAAACCGTTGAAACAGATGGTTACGAAGCTGTGCAATTAGGTTTCCAAGATATGCGTGAAGTATTGTCAAACAAACCTGCTAAAGGTCATGTAGCAAAAGCAAATGCTACTCCTAAGCGCTTCATTCGCGAGTTTCGTGATGTAGAGCTTGGAGAATATCAAGTAGGACAAGAAATCACAGTAGAAACATTCGCGGTGGGTGACATCGTCGATGTAACAGGAACATCAAAAGGTAAAGGATTCCAAGGTGCAATTAAGCGTCACGGACAAAGTCGTGGTCCTATGGCACACGGTTCTCGTTACCACCGTCGTCCTGGTTCAATGGGTATGGCATCAGATGCTTCTAAAGTATTTAAAGGTAAAAACTTACCTGGACAAACTGGTGGCGACCGCGTAACAATCCAAAACTTAGAGATTGTTGCTGTTGACGTAGAAAACAATGTAATTTTAATTAAAGGTAATGTTCCAGGAGCTAAAAAATCTTTAGTTGAAGTTAAACAAGCAGTTAAAACAGTTAAATAA
- the rplR gene encoding 50S ribosomal protein L18 produces MITKPDKNKVRRKRHARVRNRISGTAERPRLNVFRSNTHIYAQLIDDVAGVTLASASSNEKSVAGTKVEQAAAVGKLVAERAVEKGHKVVVFDRGGYLYHGRVKALADAARENGLEF; encoded by the coding sequence GTGATTACTAAACCAGATAAAAACAAAGTGCGTCGTAAACGTCACGCACGTGTAAGAAATCGTATCTCTGGTACTGCTGAGCGCCCACGCTTGAACGTATTCCGTTCGAATACACACATCTACGCTCAATTAATTGATGACGTAGCGGGTGTGACGCTTGCAAGTGCCTCTAGTAATGAAAAGTCAGTAGCAGGAACTAAAGTTGAACAAGCTGCTGCTGTCGGAAAATTAGTAGCTGAACGCGCTGTAGAAAAAGGTCATAAAGTAGTTGTATTTGATCGTGGTGGATACTTATACCATGGTCGTGTCAAAGCTTTAGCTGACGCTGCACGTGAAAACGGCTTAGAATTTTAA
- the rplD gene encoding 50S ribosomal protein L4, which yields MPKVTLFKQDGSTAGEIELNEAVFGIEPNEGVMFDAVIMQRASLRQGTHAVKNRSAVRGGGRKPWRQKGTGRARQGSTRSPQWVGGGTVFGPTPRSYSYKLPKKVRRLALQSVLSQKVLEGKLVVVDSLSFDAPKTKEFKQFLNNINVDAKSLLVLEGDNANTYYSARNIENVKVIDDNNVNVLDVMNHDTLIITKAALTTVEEALA from the coding sequence ATGCCAAAAGTTACGTTATTTAAACAAGACGGTTCTACAGCAGGAGAAATCGAATTAAACGAAGCAGTATTTGGAATTGAACCTAACGAAGGTGTTATGTTCGATGCAGTAATTATGCAACGTGCGTCATTACGTCAAGGTACTCACGCTGTGAAAAACAGAAGTGCAGTCCGTGGTGGTGGACGCAAACCTTGGAGACAAAAAGGAACAGGACGTGCGCGTCAAGGTTCAACACGCTCTCCACAATGGGTTGGTGGTGGAACTGTATTTGGTCCAACACCTCGTTCATATAGCTACAAATTACCGAAAAAAGTTCGTCGTTTAGCATTACAATCAGTGCTTTCACAAAAAGTTTTAGAAGGTAAATTAGTAGTTGTCGATTCATTATCATTCGACGCACCAAAAACAAAAGAGTTTAAACAATTCTTAAACAACATCAACGTTGACGCTAAATCATTATTAGTATTGGAAGGCGACAACGCAAATACTTATTACTCAGCTCGTAACATTGAAAACGTAAAAGTTATCGACGATAACAACGTCAATGTGTTAGATGTAATGAATCATGATACATTAATCATTACAAAAGCTGCACTTACTACAGTAGAGGAGGCTTTAGCATAA
- the rplV gene encoding 50S ribosomal protein L22 yields MSEQITSAKAIARTVRIAPRKVRLVVDLIRGKQIGEAMAILKFTPRAASPIVEKVLKSAIANAEHNYDLDLENLYVSEAYVNEGPTIKRFRPRAKGSASPINKRTSHITVVVSEKEEA; encoded by the coding sequence ATGTCAGAACAAATTACATCTGCAAAAGCAATCGCTAGAACAGTTCGTATTGCACCTCGTAAGGTTCGTTTAGTAGTCGATCTTATTAGAGGTAAGCAAATTGGTGAAGCAATGGCTATTTTAAAATTCACGCCAAGAGCTGCTTCTCCAATTGTAGAAAAAGTATTAAAATCAGCAATTGCCAACGCTGAACATAACTATGATTTAGATTTAGAAAACTTATACGTAAGTGAAGCGTACGTTAATGAAGGACCAACTATCAAACGTTTCCGTCCACGTGCGAAAGGATCAGCTTCGCCAATCAATAAACGTACAAGCCACATTACAGTTGTGGTATCAGAAAAAGAGGAGGCTTAA
- the rplE gene encoding 50S ribosomal protein L5 — MVNRLKAKFTEEVTPKLVEQFGYTSVMQVPKVEKIVVNMGVGDAVSNAKNLEKAVDELTLLTGQKPLITKAKKSIAGFRLREGMPIGAKVTLRGERMYDFLDKLITVSLPRVRDFQGVSNKAFDGRGNYTLGVKEQLIFPEVNYDHVDKVRGMDIVIVTTARTDEESHALLKELGMPFKK, encoded by the coding sequence ATGGTAAATCGTTTAAAAGCAAAATTTACTGAAGAAGTAACACCTAAATTAGTAGAACAATTTGGATACACTTCAGTTATGCAAGTTCCAAAAGTAGAAAAAATCGTTGTTAACATGGGTGTTGGTGATGCTGTTTCTAATGCTAAAAACTTAGAAAAAGCAGTAGATGAATTAACCTTGTTAACAGGTCAAAAACCACTCATTACTAAAGCGAAAAAATCAATTGCTGGTTTCCGTTTACGTGAGGGAATGCCAATTGGTGCAAAAGTAACTTTACGTGGTGAAAGAATGTATGACTTCTTAGATAAGTTAATTACTGTTTCATTACCTCGTGTACGTGACTTCCAAGGTGTGTCAAACAAAGCGTTTGATGGACGTGGTAACTACACATTAGGTGTTAAAGAACAATTAATTTTCCCAGAAGTTAACTATGATCATGTTGATAAAGTACGTGGTATGGATATCGTTATTGTAACGACAGCTCGTACAGATGAAGAAAGTCATGCTTTATTAAAAGAATTAGGCATGCCATTCAAGAAATAA
- the rpmC gene encoding 50S ribosomal protein L29, with protein MQIKEIRELSTAEMVAKEQEFKKELFNLRFQLATGQLENTARLRQVRKTIARIKTVLREQELSK; from the coding sequence ATGCAAATTAAAGAAATTAGAGAATTATCCACTGCTGAAATGGTAGCGAAAGAACAAGAATTCAAGAAAGAATTATTTAATCTTCGATTCCAATTAGCAACTGGACAATTAGAAAACACTGCCCGTTTACGTCAAGTACGTAAAACAATTGCTCGTATCAAAACAGTCTTGCGTGAGCAAGAGTTGTCTAAGTAA
- the rplW gene encoding 50S ribosomal protein L23: MQLSEVVLRPIITEQTVRLMDENKYTFEVDRRANKTHVKQAVEAMFEGVKVAKVNTINVDGKAKRMGRYQGFTRRYKKAIVTLTPESKTIELFGQEAE; the protein is encoded by the coding sequence ATGCAATTATCAGAAGTAGTATTACGTCCGATTATTACAGAACAAACTGTTCGTTTAATGGATGAAAACAAATATACTTTCGAAGTTGACCGTCGCGCGAACAAAACTCACGTGAAACAAGCGGTTGAAGCAATGTTCGAAGGTGTTAAAGTTGCTAAAGTAAACACAATTAATGTTGACGGAAAAGCTAAACGTATGGGTCGTTATCAAGGTTTCACTCGTCGTTACAAAAAAGCTATCGTTACATTAACACCAGAATCAAAAACAATCGAATTGTTTGGCCAAGAAGCTGAATAA
- the tuf gene encoding elongation factor Tu, with the protein MAKEKFDRSKPHVNVGTLGHVDHGKTTLSAAIATVLAKKGFGQARAYDQIDNAPEEKERGITINTSHIEYETETRHYAHVDCPGHADYVKNMITGAAQMDGAILVVSAADGPMPQTREHILLSRQVGVPYMVVFLNKVDMVDDEELLELVEMEVRDLLSEYEFPGDDVPVIAGSALRALEGDADYEAKVLELMDAVDSYIPEPERDTEKPFMMPVEDVFSITGRGTVATGRVERGQVKVGDEVEIVGIAEETSKTTVTGVEMFRKLLDYAEAGDNIGALLRGVTRDDIQRGQVLAKPGTITPHTKFEAEVYVLSKEEGGRHTPFFANYRPQFYFRTTDVTGVVELPAGTEMVMPGDNVSMTVELIHPIAIEDGTRFSIREGGRTVGAGTVSKVIA; encoded by the coding sequence ATGGCAAAAGAAAAATTTGACCGCTCTAAACCACACGTAAACGTTGGTACATTAGGACACGTTGACCACGGTAAAACTACATTATCTGCAGCGATTGCTACAGTATTAGCTAAAAAAGGTTTTGGACAAGCTCGTGCTTACGACCAAATCGATAACGCTCCAGAAGAAAAAGAACGTGGAATCACTATCAACACTTCTCATATCGAGTATGAAACAGAAACTCGTCACTATGCACACGTTGACTGCCCAGGACACGCGGACTACGTTAAAAACATGATTACTGGTGCTGCTCAAATGGACGGTGCGATCTTAGTAGTATCTGCTGCTGATGGTCCAATGCCTCAAACTCGTGAACACATCTTATTATCACGTCAAGTAGGTGTACCTTACATGGTAGTATTCTTAAACAAAGTTGACATGGTTGACGATGAAGAATTATTAGAATTAGTTGAAATGGAAGTTCGTGATTTATTATCAGAATACGAATTCCCTGGAGACGATGTTCCAGTAATCGCTGGTTCAGCTTTACGTGCTTTAGAAGGCGACGCTGATTACGAAGCTAAAGTATTAGAATTAATGGACGCTGTTGATTCTTATATTCCAGAACCAGAACGTGACACTGAAAAACCATTCATGATGCCAGTTGAGGACGTATTCTCAATCACTGGTCGTGGTACAGTTGCTACTGGACGTGTTGAACGTGGACAAGTTAAAGTTGGTGACGAAGTTGAAATCGTTGGTATTGCTGAAGAAACAAGCAAAACAACTGTAACTGGTGTTGAAATGTTCCGTAAATTATTAGATTACGCTGAAGCTGGAGATAACATTGGTGCATTATTACGTGGTGTTACACGTGACGATATCCAACGTGGTCAAGTATTAGCTAAACCAGGAACAATCACTCCTCACACTAAATTCGAAGCTGAGGTTTACGTATTGTCTAAAGAAGAAGGTGGACGTCACACTCCATTCTTCGCTAACTACCGTCCTCAATTCTACTTCCGTACAACTGACGTTACAGGTGTTGTTGAATTACCAGCTGGTACAGAAATGGTAATGCCTGGTGATAACGTTTCTATGACAGTAGAATTAATTCACCCAATCGCTATCGAAGACGGAACTCGTTTCTCAATTCGTGAAGGTGGACGTACTGTAGGTGCAGGTACTGTATCTAAAGTTATCGCTTAA
- the rpsH gene encoding 30S ribosomal protein S8 translates to MVMTDPIADFLTRIRNANSVGHKTVSAPSSNMKVAIAEILKNEGFIKNYEVTEDDKQNEIKIFLKYGRNNEKVITGIKRISKPGLRVYAKNEELPKVLNGLGIAIISTSNGIITDKQARQAGVGGEVLAYVW, encoded by the coding sequence ATGGTTATGACAGATCCAATTGCAGATTTCTTAACACGTATTCGTAACGCGAATAGTGTAGGTCATAAGACAGTTTCTGCTCCATCTTCAAACATGAAAGTAGCGATTGCTGAAATCTTAAAAAATGAAGGTTTCATCAAAAACTACGAAGTAACTGAAGATGATAAACAAAATGAAATCAAAATTTTCTTAAAATACGGACGTAATAACGAAAAAGTTATTACTGGTATCAAACGTATTTCTAAACCAGGTTTACGTGTATATGCTAAAAATGAAGAATTACCTAAAGTATTAAATGGTTTAGGTATTGCTATTATCTCTACATCAAACGGTATTATTACTGATAAACAAGCGCGTCAAGCGGGTGTAGGTGGCGAAGTTTTAGCTTACGTATGGTAA
- the rplN gene encoding 50S ribosomal protein L14 has product MIQTESRLKVADNSGAREVLTIRVLGGSGRKTANIGDVIVATVKHATPGGVVKKGDVVKAVIVRTKSGARRKDGSYIKFDENACVIIRDDKSPRGTRIFGPVARELRDNNYMKIVSLAPEVL; this is encoded by the coding sequence ATGATTCAAACAGAAAGTCGATTAAAAGTTGCCGACAACTCAGGTGCACGCGAAGTCTTAACTATTAGAGTTTTAGGTGGATCTGGACGCAAAACAGCAAACATTGGGGATGTTATTGTTGCAACGGTTAAACATGCAACACCCGGTGGGGTTGTTAAGAAAGGTGACGTAGTCAAAGCTGTAATCGTTCGTACTAAATCAGGAGCTCGTCGTAAAGATGGTTCTTATATCAAGTTTGACGAAAATGCTTGCGTTATTATTCGTGATGATAAGAGCCCACGTGGTACGCGTATCTTTGGACCAGTTGCACGTGAATTACGTGACAACAACTACATGAAGATTGTTTCACTAGCTCCAGAAGTTCTGTAA
- the rpsS gene encoding 30S ribosomal protein S19 → MSRSLKKGPFVDAHLMKKVEEQNESSKKQVIKTWSRRSTIFPNFIGLTIAVYDGRKHVPVYVQEDMVGHKLGEFVPTRTYKGHAADDKKTKKR, encoded by the coding sequence GTGAGTCGTAGTTTGAAAAAAGGGCCTTTCGTTGATGCTCATTTAATGAAAAAAGTTGAAGAGCAAAATGAAAGCAGCAAAAAACAAGTAATCAAGACATGGTCACGTCGTTCAACAATCTTCCCTAACTTTATTGGGTTAACCATTGCTGTATACGATGGACGCAAACATGTACCAGTGTATGTTCAAGAAGACATGGTTGGACATAAATTAGGTGAATTTGTCCCAACTCGTACATATAAAGGACATGCTGCTGACGATAAAAAGACTAAGAAACGCTAA
- the rpsC gene encoding 30S ribosomal protein S3: protein MGQKVHPIGMRVGIIRDWDAKWYADKQYAEFLHEDLRIRKFLYKKLADASVSTIQIERASNRVVVTIHTAKPGMVIGKGGAEVDAIRAELNKLTDKKVHINIVEIKKPELDAKLVAEDIARQLENRVAFRRAQKQAIQRTMKAGAQGIKTMVSGRLNGADMARTESYSEGTVPLHTLRSDIDYAWEEADTTYGKLGVKVWICRGEILPQRNNAEKGGN, encoded by the coding sequence ATGGGTCAAAAAGTACATCCAATTGGTATGCGTGTAGGCATCATCCGTGATTGGGATGCTAAATGGTATGCTGATAAACAGTATGCTGAATTTTTACACGAAGATTTACGCATCCGTAAATTCTTATACAAAAAATTAGCAGATGCCTCTGTATCAACAATTCAAATCGAACGTGCATCTAACCGTGTTGTTGTGACTATCCACACTGCTAAACCAGGTATGGTTATCGGTAAAGGTGGCGCTGAAGTTGATGCAATTCGCGCTGAATTAAATAAATTAACAGACAAAAAAGTACACATTAACATTGTGGAAATTAAAAAACCTGAATTAGACGCTAAATTAGTTGCAGAAGACATTGCGCGTCAATTAGAAAACCGTGTAGCATTCCGTCGTGCTCAAAAACAAGCTATTCAACGTACAATGAAAGCTGGCGCTCAAGGTATTAAAACAATGGTATCTGGTCGTTTAAATGGTGCAGATATGGCTCGTACTGAAAGCTATTCTGAAGGAACTGTTCCTTTACATACATTACGTTCAGACATTGATTATGCATGGGAAGAAGCAGATACTACATACGGTAAATTAGGAGTTAAAGTTTGGATTTGTCGTGGCGAAATCTTACCACAACGAAACAATGCTGAGAAAGGAGGGAACTAA
- the rplX gene encoding 50S ribosomal protein L24 has translation MRIKKGDKVQLIAGKDKGKQGTVIKTLPKQDRVVVEGLNIAKKHVKPSQNGTGGIEEFPAPIHVSNVMLVDSKGEATRVGYRFEDGKKVRYSKKSNETIN, from the coding sequence ATGCGTATCAAAAAAGGCGACAAAGTACAATTAATCGCAGGTAAAGATAAAGGTAAACAAGGTACAGTCATTAAAACTTTACCTAAGCAAGATCGAGTTGTAGTTGAAGGCTTAAATATTGCTAAAAAACATGTAAAACCATCACAAAATGGTACAGGCGGAATTGAAGAATTCCCAGCACCAATTCACGTATCTAATGTTATGCTAGTAGATTCAAAAGGCGAAGCTACTCGTGTAGGATACCGCTTCGAAGATGGTAAAAAAGTTCGTTATTCTAAAAAATCAAACGAAACAATTAACTAA
- the rpsQ gene encoding 30S ribosomal protein S17, translated as MTETRNQRKVYQGRVVSDKMDKTITVQVDTRKTHPKYGKRVKYSKKYKAHDELNSAKEGDIVRIMETRPLSATKRFRLLEIVEEAVII; from the coding sequence ATGACTGAAACACGCAATCAACGTAAAGTATACCAAGGTCGTGTTGTATCTGACAAAATGGATAAAACAATTACTGTTCAAGTAGATACTCGTAAAACACATCCTAAATATGGTAAACGTGTTAAATATTCTAAAAAATACAAAGCACATGATGAATTAAACAGTGCAAAAGAAGGCGACATCGTACGTATTATGGAAACACGTCCATTATCTGCTACGAAACGCTTCCGCTTATTAGAGATTGTTGAAGAAGCAGTAATCATCTAA
- a CDS encoding type Z 30S ribosomal protein S14, with protein sequence MAKTSMVQKNKRQPKFKVQEYTRCERCGRPHSVYRKFKLCRICFRELAYKGQIPGVKKASW encoded by the coding sequence TTGGCTAAAACATCAATGGTTCAAAAGAACAAACGTCAACCTAAGTTTAAAGTGCAAGAGTATACACGTTGCGAACGTTGTGGACGTCCACACTCAGTTTATCGTAAATTCAAACTTTGCCGTATTTGCTTCCGTGAACTTGCTTATAAAGGTCAAATTCCTGGCGTTAAAAAAGCTAGTTGGTAA
- the rplP gene encoding 50S ribosomal protein L16: MLVPKRVKHRREFRGKMRGEAKGGKQIDFGTYGLRAVESHWITNRQIEAARIAMTRYMKRGGKVWIKIFPHKSYTAKAIGVRMGSGKGAPEGWVAPVKRGKIMFEIAGVSEEVAREALRLASHKLPLKTKFVKREEYGGESNAN, translated from the coding sequence ATGTTAGTACCAAAACGTGTAAAACACCGTCGTGAATTCCGTGGAAAAATGCGTGGAGAAGCAAAAGGTGGTAAACAAATCGATTTCGGGACTTATGGTTTACGTGCGGTTGAATCTCACTGGATTACAAACCGTCAAATCGAAGCAGCCCGTATTGCAATGACTCGTTACATGAAACGTGGTGGGAAAGTATGGATTAAAATCTTCCCTCACAAATCATATACTGCAAAAGCTATCGGGGTTCGTATGGGTTCTGGTAAAGGGGCACCTGAAGGTTGGGTAGCACCAGTTAAACGCGGTAAAATTATGTTTGAAATCGCTGGGGTTTCTGAAGAAGTGGCACGTGAAGCATTACGTTTAGCTTCTCATAAATTACCATTGAAAACTAAATTCGTAAAACGTGAAGAATATGGTGGTGAATCGAATGCAAATTAA
- the rplB gene encoding 50S ribosomal protein L2 — MAIKHYKPTSNGRRNMTGYDFSEITASKPEKSLLSSQKQRAGRNNQGKITVRHQGGGNKRAYRVIDFKRNKDGVIGTIATIEYDPNRSANIALVHYEDGVKTYIIAPKGLKVGQKIESGAKADIQIGNALPLANIPVGSVIHNIELKPGKGGQLIRSAGTSAQVLGHEGKYTLVRLNSGEVRMILSTCRATIGTVGNEQHELINIGKAGRARWMSKRPEVRGSVMNPNDHPHGGGEGRAPIGRKSPMSPWGKPTLGRKTRNTKKKSSKLIIRGRKK; from the coding sequence GTGGCTATTAAACATTACAAACCGACCTCTAACGGCCGTCGTAATATGACAGGCTATGATTTCTCAGAAATTACAGCTTCTAAGCCAGAGAAATCTCTATTATCAAGTCAAAAACAAAGAGCAGGTCGTAATAACCAAGGTAAAATCACAGTTCGTCACCAAGGTGGGGGAAATAAACGTGCTTACCGTGTTATTGACTTCAAACGTAATAAAGATGGCGTTATCGGTACAATCGCTACCATCGAGTACGATCCAAACCGTTCAGCAAACATCGCCTTAGTACATTACGAAGATGGTGTCAAAACATATATTATCGCACCTAAAGGCTTGAAAGTAGGTCAAAAAATTGAATCAGGTGCCAAAGCAGATATCCAAATCGGAAATGCATTGCCATTAGCAAACATTCCAGTAGGTTCTGTTATCCATAACATCGAATTAAAACCAGGTAAAGGTGGTCAATTAATTCGTTCAGCAGGTACAAGCGCACAAGTATTAGGTCACGAAGGAAAATACACATTAGTTCGTTTGAACTCTGGTGAAGTGCGTATGATTTTATCAACTTGTCGTGCAACCATCGGTACAGTGGGTAATGAACAACACGAATTAATTAACATTGGTAAAGCTGGTCGTGCTCGTTGGATGTCAAAACGTCCAGAAGTACGTGGTTCTGTAATGAACCCGAATGATCACCCACACGGTGGTGGTGAAGGACGTGCGCCTATCGGTCGTAAATCTCCAATGTCACCATGGGGCAAACCAACACTTGGTAGAAAAACTCGTAATACTAAGAAAAAATCTAGCAAGTTAATCATCCGTGGTCGTAAAAAATAG